Proteins encoded within one genomic window of Trueperaceae bacterium:
- a CDS encoding ThuA domain-containing protein, giving the protein MKRALIVYGGWPGHQPVEFQVWASERLSAEGVEVEAVDSLEPLEDQRRLEGFDLIVPIWTMGELSDEQEKGLKEAVRNGVGLAGWHGGMGDAFRSRPTFQFMVGGQFVAHPGGDDVTYVVKFTGDDELTRGLSDFSITSEQYYLHVDPSNEVLATTVFSGETHPWVAGVEMPVAWKRRWGEGRVFYSSLGHQRRDFDIPEVAELTLRGMLWAAR; this is encoded by the coding sequence ATGAAGCGCGCACTCATCGTCTATGGTGGCTGGCCGGGGCATCAGCCGGTCGAGTTCCAGGTATGGGCCAGCGAGCGGCTCTCTGCCGAAGGCGTCGAGGTAGAAGCCGTGGACTCGCTCGAGCCGCTCGAGGACCAGCGCCGCCTCGAGGGGTTCGACCTGATCGTCCCGATCTGGACGATGGGAGAGCTGAGCGACGAGCAGGAGAAGGGACTGAAGGAGGCGGTCCGCAACGGCGTCGGCCTGGCAGGCTGGCACGGAGGGATGGGCGACGCCTTCCGCTCCCGCCCCACCTTCCAGTTCATGGTGGGCGGTCAGTTCGTAGCCCATCCGGGAGGGGACGACGTCACCTACGTAGTGAAGTTCACCGGCGATGACGAACTTACGCGCGGCTTGAGCGACTTCTCGATCACCTCGGAACAGTACTACCTTCACGTCGATCCATCGAACGAGGTGCTCGCGACGACCGTGTTCAGTGGCGAAACCCACCCCTGGGTGGCGGGCGTGGAGATGCCGGTCGCCTGGAAGCGGCGCTGGGGCGAGGGCCGCGTCTTCTACAGCTCCTTGGGTCATCAGCGTCGCGATTTCGACATCCCCGAGGTCGCCGAACTCACGCTCAGGGGGATGTTGTGGGCGGCGCGGTGA